The following are encoded in a window of uncultured Methanobrevibacter sp. genomic DNA:
- a CDS encoding DUF356 domain-containing protein, with amino-acid sequence MALVLIRGENNSKILNAIADVERHANLNLTTKPKKIDAKYADKIVENILKAPLRTKSKVATAFRIKEDTATAIVQIKKIHPPAHIVVISNDYEDYKDLNRSLNDAKVFRGYYSGKKQSTQMKDYKANKSE; translated from the coding sequence ATGGCTTTGGTATTAATTAGAGGAGAAAACAATTCAAAAATTCTTAATGCAATTGCAGATGTTGAAAGACATGCGAATTTAAATTTAACTACAAAACCTAAAAAGATTGATGCAAAATATGCAGATAAAATTGTTGAAAACATTTTAAAGGCTCCATTAAGAACCAAATCAAAAGTTGCTACTGCATTTCGAATAAAGGAAGACACTGCAACTGCAATTGTTCAAATCAAAAAGATCCATCCCCCTGCTCATATTGTTGTAATCAGCAATGATTATGAAGATTATAAAGATTTAAATAGATCATTAAATGATGCAAAAGTATTCAGAGGATATTACTCTGGCAAAAAGCAATCAACCCAAATGAAGGATTATAAAGCTAATAAGAGTGAATAA
- a CDS encoding multiprotein bridging factor aMBF1 encodes MNCEICGKPIEGRPIRTKIDGSVLEVCKECSKFGRVQKDTPLERKFVSRNKKGNPQRPQANKQNVQRRRREEPMDELVEDYNVLIRKARESKGWTREELGAKMYEKVSVINRIESGKMEPDIKLAKKFEKTLGITIIEKYDEMDLESFKSSASGPNTLGSIVKIKRK; translated from the coding sequence ATGAATTGTGAAATATGTGGTAAACCTATAGAAGGCAGACCTATAAGAACAAAAATAGATGGTTCAGTTTTAGAAGTTTGCAAGGAATGTTCTAAATTTGGTAGAGTACAAAAGGACACTCCTCTTGAGAGGAAATTTGTTTCTAGAAACAAAAAGGGAAATCCTCAAAGACCTCAAGCAAACAAACAGAATGTTCAAAGAAGACGCAGAGAAGAACCTATGGATGAATTGGTTGAAGATTATAATGTATTAATCAGAAAGGCTAGAGAATCTAAAGGTTGGACTAGAGAAGAATTAGGCGCTAAGATGTATGAAAAGGTTTCAGTAATTAACAGGATTGAATCTGGCAAGATGGAACCTGACATTAAATTAGCTAAAAAGTTCGAAAAGACTTTGGGCATCACTATAATTGAAAAATATGATGAAATGGATTTGGAATCATTTAAAAGTTCTGCATCAGGTCCAAATACATTAGGAAGTATTGTAAAGATCAAAAGGAAATAA